One Aquipuribacter nitratireducens genomic region harbors:
- a CDS encoding SDR family NAD(P)-dependent oxidoreductase — MRITDSVVMVSGAASGLGRATAHRFAADGATVVLVDLPGERLDAAAAELQEAGRVVAAPADVTDEDQLAAAVDTATGAGTLRVAVACAGIAPPTKIYGKRGVAPLDGFRTVIAVNLVGTFNLFRLAAQAMAGNDDLDGDRGVLIGTASVAAFDGQVGQAAYSASKGGVAAMTLPVARDLAEHHIRVMTIAPGIMDTPMMAGLPENARVSLAQQIPHPARLGRPEEYAMLAAHIVANPLLNGETIRLDGAIRMAPR; from the coding sequence GTGAGGATCACCGACAGCGTCGTCATGGTCTCCGGGGCCGCCTCCGGCCTCGGTCGTGCCACCGCCCACCGCTTCGCCGCCGACGGCGCCACCGTCGTGCTCGTCGACCTGCCCGGGGAACGGCTCGACGCCGCCGCCGCCGAGCTGCAGGAGGCGGGCCGCGTCGTCGCGGCCCCCGCCGACGTCACCGACGAGGACCAGCTCGCGGCCGCCGTCGACACCGCCACCGGTGCGGGCACGCTCCGGGTCGCGGTCGCGTGCGCCGGCATCGCGCCGCCCACCAAGATCTACGGCAAGCGCGGTGTGGCGCCCCTCGACGGGTTCCGGACGGTGATCGCGGTCAACCTCGTCGGCACGTTCAACCTGTTCCGCCTCGCCGCGCAGGCGATGGCCGGCAACGACGACCTCGACGGGGACCGCGGGGTCCTCATCGGGACCGCGAGCGTCGCCGCCTTCGACGGGCAGGTCGGCCAGGCGGCCTACTCCGCCTCGAAGGGCGGCGTCGCGGCGATGACCCTGCCGGTGGCGCGGGACCTCGCCGAGCACCACATCCGGGTCATGACGATCGCCCCGGGGATCATGGACACGCCGATGATGGCGGGCCTGCCGGAGAACGCCCGGGTGTCGCTGGCCCAGCAGATCCCCCACCCGGCGCGGCTCGGGCGCCCCGAGGAGTACGCGATGCTCGCGGCGCACATCGTGGCGAATCCGCTGCTCAACGGGGAGACGATCCGCCTCGACGGGGCGATCCGCATGGCCCCGCGCTGA
- the dusB gene encoding tRNA dihydrouridine synthase DusB, with protein MTLTTLDAPVGAPTRPLRLGDRVLGAPVVLAPMAGITNAAFRRLCRELGGGAGLYVSEMVTSRALVERTPESLRLTEHHPDEPVKSVQLYATDPGTAARAVEVLLELDRAEHVDLNFGCPVPKVTRRGGGAALPWKADLFRAVVRAVVRAAEPAGVPVTVKMRKGIDEDHLTYLDAGRAAVDEGAAWVALHGRTAAQLYAPHADWDAIARLRDALPAEVPVLGNGDVFSAEDAVTMVERTGCDGVVVGRGCLGRPWLFADIAAALAGSDARTRPDLRTVVAAFRRHAELLAENMADEARACRDIRKHVSWYLKGYPVGHELRVRLALVDSLADIDAVTAEMPLDAAYPGEAAEGQRGRAGSPRPVSLPDGWLRSRDLDPATAAQVAAAEASVSGG; from the coding sequence GTGACCCTCACGACGCTCGACGCGCCCGTCGGCGCGCCGACCCGGCCGCTGCGCCTCGGCGACCGGGTGCTCGGGGCGCCCGTCGTGCTCGCTCCCATGGCCGGTATCACGAACGCCGCCTTCCGGCGGCTGTGCCGCGAGCTCGGCGGCGGCGCGGGGCTCTACGTGTCGGAGATGGTGACGAGCCGCGCGCTGGTCGAGCGCACGCCGGAGTCGCTGCGTCTCACCGAGCACCACCCGGACGAGCCGGTCAAGAGCGTCCAGCTGTACGCCACCGACCCCGGCACGGCCGCGCGGGCCGTCGAGGTCCTCCTCGAGCTCGACCGCGCCGAGCACGTCGACCTCAACTTCGGCTGCCCCGTCCCGAAGGTCACCCGCCGCGGCGGGGGAGCGGCGCTGCCGTGGAAGGCCGACCTGTTCCGCGCCGTCGTCCGCGCCGTCGTCCGCGCCGCGGAGCCCGCCGGGGTCCCGGTGACGGTGAAGATGCGCAAGGGCATCGACGAGGACCACCTCACGTACCTCGACGCGGGCCGCGCCGCCGTCGACGAGGGCGCCGCGTGGGTCGCCCTCCACGGGCGCACCGCCGCACAGCTGTACGCCCCGCACGCCGACTGGGACGCGATCGCCCGCCTGCGCGACGCCCTGCCCGCCGAGGTGCCCGTCCTGGGTAACGGCGACGTGTTCTCCGCCGAGGACGCCGTCACCATGGTCGAGCGCACCGGCTGCGACGGCGTGGTCGTCGGGCGAGGGTGCCTCGGGCGGCCGTGGCTGTTCGCCGACATCGCCGCAGCACTCGCCGGCAGCGACGCGCGCACCCGCCCCGACCTGCGGACGGTCGTGGCCGCCTTCCGCCGCCACGCCGAGCTGCTCGCCGAGAACATGGCGGACGAGGCACGGGCGTGCCGCGACATCCGCAAGCACGTCTCGTGGTACCTCAAGGGGTACCCGGTCGGGCACGAGCTGCGGGTGCGCCTCGCCCTCGTCGACTCCCTCGCCGACATCGACGCCGTCACCGCCGAGATGCCGCTCGACGCCGCCTACCCCGGCGAGGCCGCCGAGGGGCAGCGAGGGCGCGCCGGCAGCCCGCGCCCCGTGTCGCTGCCCGACGGGTGGCTGCGCAGCCGCGACCTCGACCCCGCCACCGCCGCGCAGGTCGCCGCGGCCGAGGCGTCCGTGTCCGGCGGATGA
- a CDS encoding YdcF family protein translates to MRRLLAAVVVLLLAVPVAVALRVVQVARWDDAPGADALVVLGAAQLDGEPGAVLEARLQHALDLYEAGVAPVVVTTGSNQEGDRFTEAGSGEEWLVERGVPADAVVAVPEGRNTYDSLLPVAQLARERGWERLVAVSDPWHLYRVRVMADTVDLPLVGTSPVQDGPSTASAGRAVSYVGRETAGVLVHQGAVALDKVRGLAA, encoded by the coding sequence ATGAGGCGCCTGCTCGCGGCCGTCGTCGTCCTCCTGCTCGCCGTCCCCGTCGCCGTCGCGCTGCGCGTCGTCCAGGTGGCGCGCTGGGACGACGCCCCGGGCGCCGACGCCCTCGTCGTCCTCGGTGCCGCCCAGCTCGACGGCGAGCCCGGCGCCGTGCTCGAGGCGCGCCTGCAGCACGCCCTCGACCTCTACGAGGCCGGGGTCGCGCCCGTCGTCGTCACCACGGGCTCCAACCAGGAGGGGGACCGCTTCACGGAGGCGGGCAGCGGCGAGGAGTGGCTCGTCGAGCGCGGCGTCCCCGCCGACGCGGTCGTCGCGGTCCCCGAGGGCCGCAACACGTACGACAGCCTCCTCCCGGTCGCCCAGCTGGCCCGCGAGCGCGGCTGGGAGCGGCTGGTCGCGGTGAGCGACCCGTGGCACCTGTACCGGGTGCGGGTGATGGCGGACACCGTCGACCTGCCCCTGGTCGGCACCAGCCCCGTGCAGGACGGGCCGAGCACCGCCTCGGCGGGACGTGCCGTCAGCTACGTCGGGCGGGAGACCGCCGGGGTGCTCGTCCACCAGGGGGCCGTCGCCCTCGACAAGGTGCGGGGCCTCGCGGCGTGA
- a CDS encoding deoxyguanosinetriphosphate triphosphohydrolase, whose protein sequence is MSAPVREPVSTPGYDSPDRARWVDEPPKRSRRTAFARDRARLLHSSALRRLAAKTQVVGPDSDDFVRNRLTHSLEVAQVGRELGGGLGCDPDVVETACLAHDLGHPPFGHNGEALLDEVAAAAGGFEGNAQTLRVLTRLEPKVVRPDGRSVGLNLTRASLDAATKYPWRRGEGPRRSAPRKFGVYADDADVFAWLRDGAPAGRKSLEAQVMDLADDIAYSVHDVEDAVVAGRLDLAVLHDPAERAAVAGTALRWYGGGEGDALDEPAVVAALERLQHLPEWVAGPVSSRPALAALKTMTSALVGRFVGAADAATRAVHGPGPLTRYGADLVVPEGTRAEVVALKAVAAHYVMQADDRAPVYERQRELLSGLVAALVADPSHLQPAYLADLAEAADDAAALRVVVDQVAALTDTSAVAWHAALVGG, encoded by the coding sequence GTGAGCGCGCCCGTCCGTGAGCCCGTGTCGACACCGGGCTACGACTCGCCGGACCGGGCGCGCTGGGTCGACGAGCCGCCGAAGCGCTCGAGGCGGACGGCGTTCGCCCGCGACCGGGCCCGGCTGCTGCACTCCTCCGCGCTGCGCCGGCTCGCGGCGAAGACGCAGGTCGTGGGCCCGGACAGCGACGACTTCGTCCGCAACCGGCTCACGCACAGCCTCGAGGTCGCGCAGGTCGGGCGCGAGCTCGGCGGCGGGCTCGGCTGCGACCCCGACGTCGTCGAGACCGCGTGCCTCGCGCACGACCTCGGTCACCCGCCGTTCGGTCACAACGGGGAGGCGCTGCTCGACGAGGTCGCGGCCGCGGCCGGCGGGTTCGAGGGCAACGCGCAGACCCTGCGGGTGCTGACCCGGCTCGAGCCGAAGGTCGTCCGGCCCGACGGGCGCAGCGTCGGGCTCAACCTCACCCGCGCGAGCCTCGACGCGGCGACGAAGTACCCGTGGCGGCGAGGTGAGGGCCCGAGGAGGTCCGCCCCCCGCAAGTTCGGGGTGTACGCGGACGACGCGGACGTCTTCGCGTGGCTGCGCGACGGCGCCCCCGCCGGGCGGAAGAGCCTCGAGGCGCAGGTCATGGACCTCGCCGACGACATCGCCTACAGCGTCCACGACGTCGAGGACGCCGTCGTCGCGGGCCGGCTCGACCTCGCCGTCCTGCACGACCCCGCCGAGCGCGCAGCCGTGGCCGGGACGGCGCTGCGCTGGTACGGCGGCGGGGAGGGCGACGCCCTCGACGAGCCGGCGGTCGTCGCCGCCCTGGAGCGGCTGCAGCACCTGCCGGAGTGGGTCGCGGGGCCCGTCTCCTCCCGCCCGGCGCTCGCCGCGCTCAAGACGATGACGAGCGCGCTCGTCGGCCGCTTCGTCGGGGCCGCCGACGCCGCCACCCGCGCCGTCCACGGTCCCGGGCCGCTCACCCGGTACGGCGCCGACCTCGTGGTGCCGGAGGGCACCCGCGCCGAGGTCGTCGCCCTCAAGGCCGTGGCGGCGCACTACGTCATGCAGGCCGACGACCGTGCGCCCGTGTACGAGCGTCAGCGGGAGCTGCTCTCCGGCCTCGTCGCCGCGCTCGTCGCCGACCCGTCGCACCTGCAGCCGGCGTACCTGGCGGACCTCGCCGAGGCCGCGGACGACGCCGCCGCCCTGCGCGTCGTCGTCGACCAGGTCGCCGCGCTCACCGACACGAGCGCCGTCGCCTGGCACGCGGCCCTCGTCGGCGGCTGA
- a CDS encoding NAD(P)/FAD-dependent oxidoreductase yields MSAQRHVIVGAGLAGAGAAAAIREADPDASITVLGEEAHEPYERPGLSKDYLQGESDADSLLVHDRGWYDEHDVTLRTGAHVDSIDRSAGEVVLADGERLGYDRLLLATGSAPRRLPVDGIDLDGVLTFRTREDSDAVKAAIASGDPLVVVGAGWIGLEVASAARAAGVDVTVVHDGSVPLGHVVGDVVGQRFAELARSAGVRLVDGTQVARVHGDGRVQEVELSDGQRVPASTVVLGVGITPRTELAEAAGLRVDDGVLVDGSFRTEDDAVFAVGDVARAHNAWVGEPVRLEHYAAASDGGPIAGRSMAGALREGEQWAKPPFFWSDQFGAGLEYRGWADPERHHVVLRASAPASETGTPWFAFWHDGGRLVAGLHVDGWDDADTVKDLVTSRAEVDVARLADPQVPLGDVRV; encoded by the coding sequence ATGAGCGCACAGCGTCACGTCATCGTCGGGGCCGGGCTGGCCGGTGCCGGGGCGGCCGCCGCGATCCGCGAGGCCGACCCGGACGCGAGCATCACGGTCCTGGGGGAGGAGGCCCACGAGCCCTACGAGCGGCCGGGCCTCAGCAAGGACTACCTGCAGGGGGAGTCCGACGCCGACTCCCTGCTCGTCCACGACCGCGGCTGGTACGACGAGCACGACGTCACGCTGCGGACCGGGGCGCACGTCGACAGCATCGACCGCTCCGCCGGGGAGGTCGTCCTCGCCGACGGCGAGCGGCTCGGCTACGACCGGCTCCTGCTCGCCACGGGGTCCGCTCCCCGCCGGCTGCCCGTCGACGGGATCGACCTCGACGGCGTCCTCACGTTCCGCACCCGCGAGGACTCCGACGCCGTCAAGGCCGCGATCGCCTCCGGCGACCCGCTCGTCGTGGTCGGTGCCGGCTGGATCGGGCTCGAGGTCGCGAGCGCCGCCCGCGCCGCCGGGGTCGACGTCACCGTCGTGCACGACGGGAGCGTCCCGCTCGGGCACGTCGTCGGGGACGTCGTCGGGCAGCGCTTCGCCGAGCTCGCCCGCTCCGCCGGCGTGCGGCTCGTCGACGGCACCCAGGTCGCCCGTGTCCACGGCGACGGTCGGGTGCAGGAGGTCGAGCTGTCGGACGGGCAGCGGGTGCCGGCCTCGACCGTCGTGCTCGGGGTCGGGATCACCCCGCGCACGGAGCTCGCCGAGGCCGCGGGGCTCCGGGTGGACGACGGCGTCCTCGTCGACGGGTCGTTCCGCACCGAGGACGACGCCGTGTTCGCCGTCGGGGACGTGGCCCGCGCGCACAACGCGTGGGTGGGAGAGCCCGTGCGGCTCGAGCACTACGCGGCGGCGAGCGACGGCGGGCCGATCGCCGGCCGCTCGATGGCGGGTGCGCTGCGGGAGGGCGAGCAGTGGGCGAAGCCGCCGTTCTTCTGGAGCGACCAGTTCGGCGCCGGCCTGGAGTACCGGGGCTGGGCGGACCCGGAGCGCCACCACGTCGTTCTCCGGGCGAGCGCCCCGGCGTCGGAGACCGGCACCCCGTGGTTCGCCTTCTGGCACGACGGCGGCCGCCTCGTCGCGGGCCTGCACGTGGACGGGTGGGACGACGCCGACACCGTCAAGGACCTCGTGACGAGCCGGGCCGAGGTCGACGTCGCCCGTCTCGCCGATCCCCAGGTGCCGCTCGGCGACGTCCGGGTGTAG
- the dnaG gene encoding DNA primase has translation MAGRIKDEDVAAVKERTRIEELVGDHVALRRAGSGSLKGLCPFHDEKTPSFHVRPQLGVWHCFGCDEGGDAIAFVMKIDHLGFTDAVERLAAKAGVQLRYDELSGGRPSGPRQPVGQRQRLVDANAAAERWYAEQLMGGEAAPARTLLAERGFDRAAAEQFGVGYAPRAGEELVRHLRGRGFTDDELVTAGLAGRNQSGRLYDRFRGRLLWPIRDVTGDTVGFGARRLYDDDRIEAKYLNTPDSPLYRKSQVLYGVDLAKRDIARERRLVVVEGYTDVMAAHLAGVTTAVATCGTAFGEEHARLARRLIGDVTATGEVVFTFDGDAAGQKAALRAFAADQQFVARTFVAVEPSGKDPCDLRQSEGDAAVRALVERRVPMFEFAIRSTFADVDLDTEEGRLAGLDRAAPIVAAIKDRELRHRYAVNLDRWLGFLDERFVVSRVARAARGGPGAEGGRPAPSRAEADDPVATTERFALACALQVPDHVGAQVDALGEEAFTVPTHRVVHETILASGGATGRTGAELLEAVRQVAPSTVQPLLTRLAVMDLPAGEKELPRFARMAVAKIAEIEANRVVMDALRRLNRLDRGTDPDAYEQAQKVLLEAQARQRRLRDQALGGEA, from the coding sequence GTGGCCGGGCGGATCAAGGACGAGGACGTCGCCGCGGTCAAGGAGCGCACCCGCATCGAGGAGCTCGTCGGCGACCACGTCGCGCTGCGGCGAGCGGGCTCCGGCTCCCTGAAGGGCCTGTGCCCGTTCCACGACGAGAAGACGCCGTCGTTCCACGTCCGGCCCCAGCTCGGGGTCTGGCACTGCTTCGGCTGCGACGAGGGCGGCGACGCCATCGCCTTCGTCATGAAGATCGACCACCTCGGCTTCACCGACGCCGTCGAGCGGCTGGCGGCGAAGGCGGGCGTCCAGCTGCGCTACGACGAGCTGTCGGGCGGGCGCCCGAGCGGGCCCCGGCAGCCCGTCGGACAGCGGCAGCGGCTCGTCGACGCCAACGCCGCCGCCGAGCGCTGGTACGCCGAGCAGCTGATGGGCGGCGAGGCGGCGCCGGCCCGCACCCTGCTCGCCGAGCGGGGCTTCGACCGGGCCGCCGCCGAGCAGTTCGGGGTCGGCTACGCCCCACGGGCGGGTGAGGAGCTCGTGCGGCACCTGCGCGGGCGCGGCTTCACCGACGACGAGCTCGTCACCGCCGGCCTCGCCGGGCGCAACCAGTCCGGCCGGCTGTACGACCGCTTCCGCGGCCGGCTGCTGTGGCCGATCCGCGACGTCACCGGCGACACCGTCGGCTTCGGTGCCCGCAGGCTGTACGACGACGACCGCATCGAGGCGAAGTACCTCAACACCCCCGACAGCCCGCTGTACCGCAAGTCGCAGGTGCTCTACGGCGTCGACCTCGCCAAGCGCGACATCGCCCGCGAGCGGCGTCTCGTCGTCGTCGAGGGCTACACCGACGTCATGGCTGCGCACCTCGCGGGGGTCACGACCGCGGTCGCGACGTGCGGCACCGCGTTCGGCGAGGAGCACGCCCGCCTCGCCCGGCGCCTCATCGGCGACGTCACCGCCACCGGGGAGGTCGTCTTCACCTTCGACGGCGACGCCGCCGGGCAGAAGGCCGCGCTGCGCGCGTTCGCCGCCGACCAGCAGTTCGTCGCCCGCACCTTCGTCGCGGTCGAGCCGAGCGGCAAGGACCCGTGCGACCTGCGGCAGAGCGAGGGCGACGCCGCGGTCCGGGCGCTGGTGGAGCGTCGTGTCCCGATGTTCGAGTTCGCGATCCGCTCGACGTTCGCCGACGTCGACCTCGACACCGAGGAGGGACGCCTCGCCGGCCTCGACCGGGCCGCCCCGATCGTCGCCGCGATCAAGGACCGAGAGCTGCGGCACCGCTACGCGGTCAACCTCGACCGCTGGCTCGGCTTCCTCGACGAGCGCTTCGTCGTCTCCCGGGTCGCGCGAGCCGCCCGTGGCGGTCCGGGAGCAGAGGGCGGACGTCCCGCGCCGTCGCGGGCCGAGGCCGACGACCCCGTCGCGACGACGGAGCGGTTCGCGCTCGCGTGCGCGCTGCAGGTGCCCGACCACGTGGGCGCGCAGGTCGACGCCCTCGGCGAGGAGGCGTTCACCGTCCCGACCCATCGGGTCGTGCACGAGACGATCCTCGCCTCCGGCGGGGCGACCGGGCGGACCGGTGCGGAGCTGCTCGAGGCCGTCCGGCAGGTCGCCCCGTCGACCGTGCAGCCCCTCCTCACGCGGCTGGCGGTCATGGACCTGCCGGCGGGGGAGAAGGAGCTGCCCCGGTTCGCGCGCATGGCCGTGGCGAAGATCGCGGAGATCGAGGCCAACCGGGTCGTCATGGACGCGCTGCGACGGCTCAACCGGCTCGACCGCGGCACCGACCCCGACGCCTACGAGCAGGCGCAGAAGGTGCTGCTGGAGGCGCAGGCGCGGCAGCGCCGGCTGCGCGACCAGGCCCTCGGCGGCGAGGCGTGA
- a CDS encoding XRE family transcriptional regulator, translating to MSNERLRAAVVGSGQSVATVAEQVGVDRKTVERWIVSGRVPHRTHRVAVAQLLGEDDVFLWPETAADPRTVSASQAEFVAIHPNRGSVSIDTWCSLLDTAAESIDLLAFAGSFLHDAVPEFDDRLVSAARRGVRVRLLFGDPDGEAAARRGQEEGIGELLAARCRLTWAYLAKILGTPGVEARMHDTTLYTSMFRFDETLLANPHTFGTAASHSPVLHLRRIDGGRLFTNYLSSYERVWERARVAS from the coding sequence ATGAGCAACGAGCGTCTTCGTGCAGCCGTGGTGGGGAGCGGCCAGAGCGTCGCGACGGTGGCCGAGCAGGTCGGGGTGGACCGCAAGACGGTGGAGCGGTGGATCGTGTCCGGTCGGGTGCCGCACCGCACCCACCGAGTAGCGGTGGCGCAGCTGCTCGGTGAGGACGACGTGTTCCTCTGGCCGGAAACAGCGGCGGACCCGCGGACCGTGTCGGCGAGCCAGGCAGAGTTTGTCGCGATCCACCCGAACCGTGGGTCGGTGAGTATCGACACCTGGTGCTCGCTGCTCGACACCGCCGCCGAGTCGATCGACCTGCTCGCCTTCGCCGGCAGCTTCCTGCACGACGCCGTCCCCGAGTTCGACGACCGACTCGTCAGCGCCGCCCGACGCGGTGTCCGGGTGCGGCTGCTGTTCGGTGACCCGGACGGTGAGGCAGCAGCGCGCCGCGGCCAGGAGGAGGGCATCGGTGAACTGCTCGCCGCTCGCTGCCGGCTGACCTGGGCGTACCTTGCGAAGATCCTCGGCACCCCTGGCGTCGAGGCCCGCATGCACGACACAACGCTCTACACGTCGATGTTCCGCTTCGACGAGACCCTGCTGGCCAACCCCCACACCTTCGGCACCGCCGCCAGTCACTCACCCGTACTGCACCTGCGGCGGATCGACGGAGGCCGACTGTTCACGAACTACCTCAGCTCCTACGAACGCGTCTGGGAGCGCGCGCGCGTAGCCTCCTGA
- a CDS encoding NUDIX hydrolase, translating to MARRDFIDDPDAPPANSVVPSVVAVVLDEQGRLLLIHKTDNDLWALPGGGHEIGESIADTVVREVKEETGYDVEVTDISGTYTNPRHVMAYDDGEVRQQFSICFRARLTGGSAMTSSESKAVKWVNPGDLEALPMHPSMRERIRHGLRDDGQVHIG from the coding sequence ATGGCACGCAGGGACTTCATCGACGACCCCGACGCCCCGCCCGCGAACAGCGTCGTGCCGTCCGTGGTGGCCGTCGTCCTCGACGAGCAGGGCCGGCTGCTCTTGATCCACAAGACCGACAACGACCTTTGGGCCCTACCCGGCGGCGGACATGAGATTGGGGAGTCCATCGCGGACACCGTCGTCCGCGAGGTCAAGGAAGAGACCGGCTACGACGTCGAGGTCACCGACATCAGCGGCACCTACACCAACCCACGCCACGTCATGGCCTACGACGACGGCGAGGTTCGCCAGCAGTTCTCCATCTGCTTCCGCGCCCGACTCACCGGCGGCAGCGCAATGACCAGCAGCGAGTCCAAGGCCGTGAAGTGGGTCAACCCAGGCGACCTTGAAGCGCTGCCCATGCACCCCTCGATGCGCGAACGCATCCGCCACGGTCTACGTGACGACGGACAAGTCCACATCGGCTGA
- a CDS encoding RNA-directed DNA polymerase encodes MAAKGSPDWNAMVDLELAAKNLEREAYGDWYRDPWGWPELRFAVKKARGRIHDRLSGSGTFQVALVDVPKENFGSRPAMVMDPLDRLIYTGVVDALSAKLIGDLSNDAFGWRLHRGNYAKGHYARNADEWSYFRGHIGDLSGKYEAALVTDIVSCFANVSMTAVKDVVHSRAGSGLLPDRLLGLVESWDNVAGRRGLPQRSSASAVLANAVLSSMDHVLSNHARVVKRKRRKDPSHVSAARWMDDMWLFGADAGRLRQAQFALQEEARSLGLDLNSGKTELLEGAEVEERVLEIEHSAVDTALGFSLIVGGEEISRNIEPLETLLERLIAQGETASRTSMRFATSRMRWHTVFDRVPDLLETAERMPHAADHLSRLFRDAVAPGDYEEWFLAHVKSHWATFEWSTAAFGTTLPSTRRPRTKTLNLFERFVSEARVQLPLFALAAQRLAAWDPNRCRRAAREAVTTNANPHYRRVVALAAVGAREPRTVVRGWLKDQEENRLTLDMLEAQNFAPAKVVEDFSGLDETD; translated from the coding sequence ATGGCGGCGAAGGGGAGTCCCGACTGGAACGCGATGGTCGACTTGGAGTTGGCCGCCAAGAACCTCGAACGCGAAGCGTACGGCGACTGGTACCGAGACCCATGGGGGTGGCCCGAACTCCGGTTCGCCGTCAAGAAAGCGCGAGGCCGTATACATGATCGGCTGTCCGGGAGCGGCACCTTCCAGGTCGCGCTTGTTGACGTCCCAAAGGAGAACTTTGGATCGCGGCCGGCGATGGTCATGGACCCTCTTGATCGACTAATCTACACGGGCGTTGTGGACGCCCTGAGCGCCAAACTGATTGGCGACCTGTCTAATGATGCATTCGGGTGGCGCCTGCATAGAGGGAATTACGCGAAGGGCCACTATGCGCGAAATGCTGACGAGTGGAGTTACTTTCGCGGTCATATTGGCGACCTAAGCGGCAAGTATGAGGCGGCCCTAGTCACGGATATTGTCTCCTGCTTCGCTAACGTATCCATGACTGCTGTCAAGGATGTTGTTCATTCTCGTGCGGGGTCGGGCTTGCTGCCCGACCGTCTGCTCGGACTGGTGGAATCGTGGGACAACGTGGCGGGCCGACGCGGTCTACCGCAGAGATCAAGCGCTTCGGCTGTGCTCGCCAACGCTGTCCTTTCTTCCATGGACCACGTTCTGAGCAATCACGCAAGGGTTGTGAAACGCAAGAGGCGGAAAGACCCTAGCCACGTGAGCGCGGCCCGCTGGATGGACGACATGTGGCTGTTTGGTGCTGACGCTGGTCGCTTGCGCCAGGCTCAGTTCGCACTGCAGGAAGAGGCGCGGTCGCTAGGACTGGATCTGAACTCTGGCAAGACGGAGCTCCTGGAAGGCGCCGAGGTCGAGGAGCGTGTGCTAGAAATCGAGCACAGTGCCGTTGACACAGCTCTTGGCTTCAGCCTCATTGTCGGGGGAGAGGAGATTTCACGGAATATCGAACCTCTGGAAACCCTGCTGGAGAGACTCATCGCCCAAGGCGAGACGGCCAGCCGCACCTCGATGCGCTTTGCCACCAGCAGAATGCGATGGCACACTGTCTTCGATAGAGTTCCCGATTTGCTAGAGACGGCGGAACGCATGCCGCACGCTGCGGACCATCTTTCGCGCTTGTTCCGTGATGCGGTCGCCCCGGGCGACTACGAAGAGTGGTTCCTTGCGCACGTCAAATCTCACTGGGCGACGTTCGAATGGTCTACAGCTGCGTTTGGAACGACTCTACCGTCCACAAGAAGGCCTCGAACAAAGACGCTGAACCTGTTCGAGCGGTTCGTCTCTGAGGCCCGAGTACAACTCCCACTGTTTGCCTTGGCCGCTCAGCGTCTAGCAGCTTGGGACCCGAACCGGTGTAGGCGGGCGGCGCGAGAAGCAGTGACAACCAACGCAAATCCGCACTATCGCCGGGTGGTTGCCCTGGCCGCTGTGGGAGCTAGGGAACCTCGCACCGTCGTCAGGGGATGGTTGAAGGATCAGGAGGAGAACCGACTGACACTAGACATGCTGGAAGCTCAGAACTTCGCGCCGGCCAAGGTGGTCGAAGATTTCTCTGGGCTCGACGAGACTGACTGA
- a CDS encoding DUF3592 domain-containing protein, translating to MFAAVAVLALVAAVALVAVWVSTGWYQCTSRAWSGEDLDLPPSVVGRRDAEVLDVDMWRKPDGSRRSTADVVFEAAGRQRVVTWVELIHRDRLPEVGEVVTVAYLPGDPETAFLLDDPGLSDPQGNGYLAYRTPPPLDDECAAVPLLLVVAACAAGLAVIAAPVGAGLLLTTRRTERWSPSSLRR from the coding sequence GTGTTCGCGGCCGTCGCGGTGCTGGCGCTCGTCGCTGCGGTGGCCCTCGTCGCGGTGTGGGTGAGCACGGGCTGGTACCAGTGCACCTCGCGGGCGTGGTCCGGCGAGGACCTCGACCTGCCGCCGAGCGTCGTCGGACGACGCGACGCCGAGGTGCTCGACGTCGACATGTGGCGCAAGCCCGACGGGTCCCGGCGGTCGACCGCCGACGTCGTGTTCGAGGCGGCGGGCCGCCAGCGCGTCGTGACGTGGGTCGAGCTGATCCACCGCGACCGCCTCCCGGAGGTCGGAGAGGTCGTCACCGTCGCGTACCTGCCCGGCGACCCCGAGACCGCGTTCCTGCTCGACGACCCGGGCCTCAGCGACCCGCAGGGCAACGGGTATCTGGCATACCGCACCCCGCCTCCGCTGGACGACGAGTGCGCAGCGGTGCCCTTGCTCCTCGTGGTCGCCGCCTGTGCTGCCGGGCTGGCCGTGATCGCGGCTCCGGTGGGCGCCGGCCTGCTCCTCACCACCCGCCGGACGGAGCGGTGGTCGCCTTCCTCGCTCCGTCGTTGA